AAATCATGATTGTGATAACCAAATAGAAAGCCCTCTTTCCTGCAATTTTCCCCAATTTGATTCAGCAATTGTGCTGTTTTCTGGTATTGATCAACTGTTCCCCGCATTTCTTTTGGAATAGCGGGACAAACGATTAAATTATTTTCGATTTTTTTATGATATTCTAGAGTCTTCTCTAATCCGTCATTTAAAAGTTGGTTTATGCCAACATGAGCACCGGCAACGGCTAGTCTATTTTCGTCTAATACTTTTTTCACTTTTTCTGCAGGGGTATTAAAAAATCCAGCAAATTGGACACTTTCATACCCAAGTGATGCCACTCTTTCAATGGTTCCAAGAAAATCCTTTTCTGCATCCCTCCATACAGAAAATAATTGCAAGCCCACTTTACCACTCATTACTATTCAACCTCCCTTAGAAAAATAAAAGCGGATAAAGTTATTTAACCGCTTTCCAATACGTTATACTACCAGTACATTTTGACTGATTTTCACTGCTTCACCTTTGACACCCATTAACGTTACATTCATTTCATCGGCCTTTTCAACGTTTGCAGCGAATGCTGTTTCCAAAAGAAAGGAAGCTCCATTTTTGAATGTAATCATTCCGCGGTCATATCTTCGATTGAGAAGTTTTCCCAATCCCATTCACCCATCAAACCTACACCTTTTTGTTTTCCCAGCTTTTGATAGGTAATGCCAAAAACAGTATCTGGTTCTGGGGACCCATCAGATATAAAGCGGTATCAAGCAGAAATCTCGATTTCAGAAATTTCTACTCTTCTTCCTTGATTATGTGAAATCTTTGCAGCCTGGTTTACTAATGTTAATCCTAAAGCATCACTTTTAGAAATGGTTGATTCTTTTCCCTCAACGATTGCCTT
This genomic stretch from Neobacillus niacini harbors:
- a CDS encoding sugar phosphate isomerase/epimerase family protein codes for the protein MSGKVGLQLFSVWRDAEKDFLGTIERVASLGYESVQFAGFFNTPAEKVKKVLDENRLAVAGAHVGINQLLNDGLEKTLEYHKKIENNLIVCPAIPKEMRGTVDQYQKTAQLLNQIGENCRKEGFLFGYHNHDFEFQKIGNKSGFEILFENTDPELVKMELDCYWASYAEQNPLEIVQNYQNRIISLHIKDLKVENGEKKGTEVGRGQLDFPSLIKQAEKIGIEWFTVEQEEFEFDPYESLAINADALKRLFSEVE